CCGCACGGCTGCTTTTCGGCGTTGACCGCGCGGACGCGGGGGAAATCAGAATCGACGGCCGCGCCGTCGTGATGAACTCGCCGCGCGCGGCCATCGCCCGGCGATTTGGTTTTTGTCCGGAGGATCGCAAAGCGGAGGCGATTATTCCGGATTTGTCGGTGCGCGAAAATATCACGCTGGCATTACAGGCGAGCAAAGGGTGGTTCCGCCGGATGCCCTCGCGTCAGCAACAGGCGCTCGCAACGAATTACATCAAGGTGTTGAACATTGCCACGTCCGACGCCGAAAAGCCCGTCCGGCTCCTGAGCGGCGGCAACCAGCAAAAGGTCATCCTGGCACGCTGGCTGGCGTCCGAACCACGCCTGCTCATCCTCGACGAGCCGACGCGCGGCATTGACGTCGGGGCGAAGGCCGAGATTGAGAAGTTGATCGCGAGGCTTTGCGCCGACGGGATGGCGATTCTGTTCATTTCGTCTGAACTGGAGGAAGTCGCGCGCGACAGCCATCGCGTGGTGGTATTGCGCGACCGGACGAAGATTGGCGAACTTCAGGGCGAACAAGTTGATCTTTCCGCCATCATGCGGGTGATTGCAGGAGATGAGCCTAAGCGCCGATAACCGAATCAACAGTCGCCAAATTTGAGCACCAGCGAGCGGATGAGCACGGTTAATGGCAAACCAGCAAAGGAAGTGATCCGGCCCTGGCAGATCAATCTGCTTTGTTCACTGATAGTCCTGAACGTACTCCTTTACTTCAACCTTTTCTTCACACCGGGGTTCATGCTTCTCGAGTTCAAGCACGGCCACCTCTACGGCAGTCTGGTCGATATCTTGAAACTGTCCTCGCGTGTGATGCTGGTATCACTGGGCATGACCCTGGTGATCGCGACGGCCGGAGTCGATCTTTCGGTCGGCGCGATCATGGCGATCGCCGGCTCAGTTGCCGCGAAACTGCTGACCCAGGACCACGCCGGTCTGTCGGCGGCGATTGTTGCGACACTCGGTGTCTGTTTCCTGCTCGGAGCGTGGAATGGAGCACTCGTCGCACGGTTCGGCGTGCAGCCAATTGTGGCGACCCTCATCCTCATGGTCGCCGGGCGGGGCATCGCTCAGTTGTTGACCGACGGCCAGATCATCACCGTTGAAAACCCGGAATTCACATTCATCGCCGGCGGGCACTTTCTCGGCTTGCCGGTCCCTTTCGTAATTGTCCTGACGGCGCTGGTGCTGACGGCGGCGTTGACTCGTTGGACGGCGATGGGGCTTTTCATTGAATCGGTCGGTAATAACGAAGCTGCGAGCCGGTTTGCTGGCGTCAACGCACGCGCCGTTAAGCTGTTCGTTTATACGTTCTGTGGCCTTTGTGCCGGCGTGGCGGGGCTCATCGAGGCGTCGACCATCAAGGCTGCGGACGCCAACAATGCGGGTTTGTACCTGGAACTCGATGCGATCATGGCAGTGGTCATCGGCGGGACCTCGCTGGCCGGTGGCCGGTTCAATCTGCCCGGGTCGCTGGCGGGGGCGTTGATCATTCAAACGCTCACGACCACCATTCTCACTCGTGGCGTGCCGGTCGAATACACGCTCGTGGTCAAGGCGGTGGTGGTGCTTGCGGTCTGCCTCCTTCAGTCGGAGCGATTCCGCGGCCTGGTTTCGAGGAGGAGGAACTCGTGAAAGCGCGCTTTTCCCGGGAACAAATTCCGCTGATAGCGACGATCACGGTGTTTTTGTTGTTCTATGCGGCAGCCTCGATTCGATTCCGTGCAGACCACTTTTTCTCCTGGGCGGTCTTCGTCAACCTGCTCCGTGACAACTCGGATCTCGGCCTTGCCGCCATCGGCATGACGTTCGTCATTCTTTCCGGTGGCATAGACCTGTCCGTCGGGGCAATGATCGGATTTACGAGCATTTTCATCGCGTGGTTGTGTGCTCACCAACTGCATCCCCTGGTGGCGATTGCGCTCGCGTTGGTGGTCGGGACCGGTTTGGGCGCGGGCATGGGCGCCGTGATCCGTTTCATGGCGCTGCCGCCGTTTCTGGTGACACTGGCGGGCATGTTTTTGATCCGCGGGCTGGGGTTCGTGGTGAGTCTCGAAAGCATCGCGATTCAGCATCCGTTCTACGACGCAATCAGCAATTTCAGCAACGAGGTCTTCCCATTTACGGCGACGATTTTTTTGGTCGCTCTGGCGGCGGCCATTTACATCACCCGCTGCACGCCGTTTGGACGGTCAATCTATGCCATCGGCGGGAACGAGCAGTCGGCGTTGCTGATGGGGCTTCCGGTGGGGCGCACGAAGGTCTGGATCTATGCCCTCAGCGGCTTTTG
This Candidatus Angelobacter sp. DNA region includes the following protein-coding sequences:
- a CDS encoding ABC transporter permease, whose protein sequence is MSTVNGKPAKEVIRPWQINLLCSLIVLNVLLYFNLFFTPGFMLLEFKHGHLYGSLVDILKLSSRVMLVSLGMTLVIATAGVDLSVGAIMAIAGSVAAKLLTQDHAGLSAAIVATLGVCFLLGAWNGALVARFGVQPIVATLILMVAGRGIAQLLTDGQIITVENPEFTFIAGGHFLGLPVPFVIVLTALVLTAALTRWTAMGLFIESVGNNEAASRFAGVNARAVKLFVYTFCGLCAGVAGLIEASTIKAADANNAGLYLELDAIMAVVIGGTSLAGGRFNLPGSLAGALIIQTLTTTILTRGVPVEYTLVVKAVVVLAVCLLQSERFRGLVSRRRNS
- the yjfF gene encoding galactofuranose ABC transporter, permease protein YjfF is translated as MKARFSREQIPLIATITVFLLFYAAASIRFRADHFFSWAVFVNLLRDNSDLGLAAIGMTFVILSGGIDLSVGAMIGFTSIFIAWLCAHQLHPLVAIALALVVGTGLGAGMGAVIRFMALPPFLVTLAGMFLIRGLGFVVSLESIAIQHPFYDAISNFSNEVFPFTATIFLVALAAAIYITRCTPFGRSIYAIGGNEQSALLMGLPVGRTKVWIYALSGFCSALGGVVNTFYKLSGNATAGTMLELDAIAAVVIGGTVLSGGAGSVFGTMIGVLILGVIQTVITFEGTLSSWWTKIVIGLLLLVFILLQRLLQGRSVGR